In a genomic window of Gloeocapsopsis dulcis:
- a CDS encoding AMP-dependent synthetase/ligase has translation MKRLVDYSSVQSLPEIWQLAHQRFGNTIALQDPHAVPETVITYTQLYQQIQQFAAALQTFQVIEVQNSVPSRIALIADNSPRWFIADQGIITSGAANVVRSSQAERQELLFILENSGSIALVVENQQTLQKLRADLDSLSISFVILLSDETPEADASLRVLNFPQFMALGENQPLQPVQQNRETLATLMYTSGTTGKPKGVMLTHGNLLHQVETLGAIVQPQVGDRVLSILPTWHVYERTGEYFLLSQGCTQFYTNIRQVKKDIREFKPNYMIGVPRLWESIYEGVKKQFREQPLNKQRLIDFFLTNSQRFVEARRIVHGLSLNSLNPSVSERLSASVQATTLSPIHALGEKIVYQKVREATGGQLKQVISGGGSLARHLETFFEIIGVEVLVGYGLTETAPVTNARRQWRNLRGSSGQPLPGTQVRIVDPETRQPLAQGERGLVMVRGSQIMQGYYQNPEATAKAIDSEGWFDTGDLGWVTPDDDLVITGRAKDTIVLSNGENIEPQPIEDACLRSPYIDQIMLVGQDQKSLGALIVPNLEALQQWATSQNIEQVQDNATDIDLNSKTIQSLFRQELNREVKNRPGYRPDDRIGPFDLILEPFSMENGMMTQTLKIKRPVVTEHYRDIINKMFA, from the coding sequence TTGAAGCGTTTAGTAGATTACTCCTCAGTACAATCTTTGCCAGAAATTTGGCAGCTAGCACATCAGCGATTTGGCAACACAATTGCACTGCAAGATCCCCACGCTGTACCAGAAACGGTTATCACATATACGCAGTTGTATCAGCAAATCCAACAGTTTGCAGCAGCTTTACAAACTTTCCAGGTTATAGAAGTACAAAATAGCGTACCTTCTCGCATTGCTCTGATCGCCGACAATAGCCCACGTTGGTTCATTGCCGATCAAGGAATTATTACATCAGGAGCAGCAAACGTTGTCCGGAGTTCTCAAGCAGAGCGGCAGGAATTACTATTTATTTTAGAAAATAGTGGCAGTATAGCCTTAGTTGTCGAAAATCAGCAGACGCTACAAAAACTCCGTGCTGACTTAGATTCTCTCTCAATTTCATTTGTCATTTTACTCTCGGATGAAACCCCAGAAGCCGATGCATCGTTAAGAGTATTAAACTTTCCGCAATTTATGGCGTTGGGTGAAAATCAACCATTACAGCCAGTGCAACAAAATCGAGAAACATTAGCCACACTGATGTACACTTCTGGCACGACGGGTAAACCCAAGGGCGTCATGCTCACACATGGTAACTTATTACACCAAGTTGAAACACTAGGGGCTATCGTGCAGCCACAAGTCGGCGATCGCGTCCTTAGCATCTTACCAACCTGGCACGTTTATGAGCGCACTGGTGAATATTTCTTACTTTCTCAAGGTTGCACCCAATTTTACACAAACATCCGCCAAGTTAAGAAAGACATTAGAGAATTCAAGCCAAATTACATGATTGGTGTACCCCGACTGTGGGAATCGATTTATGAAGGAGTCAAAAAACAGTTCCGCGAACAACCACTCAACAAACAGCGGTTAATTGATTTTTTTCTCACCAACAGTCAGCGATTTGTGGAAGCCCGCAGAATTGTCCATGGGTTAAGCTTAAATTCCTTAAATCCTAGTGTATCAGAACGTCTCAGTGCTTCTGTGCAAGCAACTACTTTGTCTCCAATCCACGCTTTAGGCGAAAAAATTGTGTATCAAAAAGTTCGCGAAGCAACTGGCGGACAACTTAAGCAAGTGATTAGCGGTGGTGGTTCTTTAGCAAGGCACCTCGAAACCTTCTTTGAGATTATTGGTGTGGAAGTGCTAGTGGGGTATGGGCTCACCGAAACTGCGCCTGTTACGAATGCGCGTCGCCAATGGCGGAATTTGCGAGGATCGTCAGGACAACCATTACCAGGGACGCAAGTGCGAATTGTCGATCCGGAAACTCGTCAACCTCTAGCCCAAGGAGAACGAGGCTTAGTGATGGTACGGGGATCTCAAATTATGCAAGGTTATTATCAAAATCCCGAAGCCACAGCTAAAGCAATTGATTCCGAAGGTTGGTTTGATACAGGCGATCTGGGATGGGTGACGCCAGATGATGATTTGGTGATTACAGGTAGAGCAAAAGATACGATTGTCTTGAGTAATGGCGAAAACATTGAACCACAACCGATTGAAGATGCGTGTTTGCGATCGCCCTATATCGATCAAATTATGCTTGTTGGACAAGATCAAAAATCTCTCGGTGCTTTAATCGTTCCTAATCTTGAAGCTTTACAGCAATGGGCTACCAGTCAGAATATCGAGCAAGTGCAAGATAACGCCACAGACATTGACTTGAATAGTAAAACGATTCAGAGCTTATTCCGCCAAGAACTGAATCGGGAAGTAAAAAATCGCCCAGGTTATCGCCCAGATGACCGAATTGGTCCATTTGATTTGATTTTGGAACCATTTTCGATGGAAAATGGCATGATGACTCAAACTTTAAAAATTAAACGTCCGGTTGTGACGGAACATTATCGCGATATCATTAACAAGATGTTTGCCTGA
- a CDS encoding YlqD family protein, whose protein sequence is MDASKPQLLLKRAVNVKAVVTPRWKEEVQQQLQAQINTVDTQLQQLEMQGQRAIAEIQKQSLQPPGPQTLQQIENIQLQVNQQKSELLEQKNQSLQNLQQVQLLELEQEVNQFQIEGIFSTTIGDNLISKLQVEILLRDGVVEEIRGDI, encoded by the coding sequence ATGGATGCATCCAAACCACAATTACTCCTAAAACGCGCCGTTAACGTTAAAGCTGTTGTGACTCCCCGCTGGAAAGAAGAAGTACAGCAACAACTGCAAGCCCAAATCAATACTGTAGACACTCAATTGCAACAGTTGGAAATGCAGGGGCAGCGGGCGATCGCTGAAATTCAAAAGCAGAGTTTACAGCCTCCTGGACCCCAAACGTTGCAACAAATTGAAAATATTCAATTGCAAGTGAATCAGCAAAAGAGCGAACTTCTCGAACAGAAAAATCAAAGTTTGCAAAATCTGCAACAAGTGCAATTACTCGAACTTGAGCAGGAAGTTAACCAATTCCAGATTGAAGGCATTTTTAGCACCACAATCGGTGACAACCTAATTAGCAAATTACAAGTAGAAATCTTACTGCGTGATGGAGTTGTCGAAGAAATTCGCGGTGATATTTAA
- a CDS encoding dihydrolipoamide acetyltransferase family protein: MIHEIFMPALSSTMTEGKIVSWVKSPGDKVEKGETVVIVESDKADMDVESFYEGYVATILVETGDTAPVGSAIALLAETEAEIETAKQQTQSGGTTPTEAEATTSPGQIADVATTVATADDNNATVASQNGAAYRAGRVMVSPRARKLAKELKVDVSHLQGSGPHGRIVAQDIEAAAGTQPTPPQTKAPVAPTPAVKSAPAPTPAPVPAPVATTAPGQVVPLNTLQNAVVRNMVASLQVPTFHVGYTITTNELDKLYKQIKSKGVTMTALLAKAVAVTLQKHPLVNASYSEQGIQYRSAINVAVAVAMDDGGLITPVLQNADQIDIYSLSRHWKSLVDRARLKQLQPEEYNSGSFTLSNLGMFGVDRFDAILPPGQGAILAIGAARPQVVAVDGMFGVRQQMQVNITCDHRIIYGAHAAAFLQDLAKLIETNPQSLTM; the protein is encoded by the coding sequence ATGATTCACGAAATATTTATGCCCGCGCTTAGCTCGACAATGACTGAAGGGAAAATAGTCTCTTGGGTCAAATCGCCTGGTGACAAAGTGGAAAAAGGCGAAACAGTCGTGATTGTCGAATCTGACAAAGCTGATATGGATGTCGAGTCCTTTTATGAAGGTTATGTCGCGACGATTTTAGTTGAAACAGGGGATACTGCTCCTGTGGGGTCGGCGATCGCGCTTTTAGCTGAAACCGAAGCCGAAATTGAAACTGCTAAACAACAAACTCAATCTGGGGGTACGACGCCAACTGAAGCCGAGGCTACAACCTCACCAGGACAAATCGCGGATGTTGCAACGACTGTTGCCACTGCTGATGACAATAATGCTACCGTAGCTTCCCAAAACGGTGCTGCGTATCGTGCTGGACGAGTGATGGTTTCTCCACGGGCACGGAAACTCGCCAAGGAACTCAAAGTCGATGTGAGTCATCTGCAAGGTAGTGGTCCTCATGGTCGAATTGTGGCACAAGATATCGAGGCAGCAGCAGGTACACAACCGACACCACCTCAAACCAAGGCTCCTGTAGCACCAACACCAGCAGTTAAAAGCGCTCCTGCACCTACCCCCGCACCCGTACCAGCCCCAGTAGCTACCACAGCGCCTGGTCAAGTCGTACCTTTAAATACGCTGCAAAATGCTGTAGTGCGGAACATGGTAGCAAGTTTACAAGTACCTACATTCCACGTAGGCTACACGATTACTACCAATGAGCTAGATAAGCTGTACAAACAGATTAAGTCTAAGGGTGTAACGATGACCGCACTCTTAGCAAAAGCTGTTGCAGTAACATTGCAAAAACACCCTTTGGTAAATGCAAGCTATTCGGAGCAGGGTATTCAATATCGTAGTGCAATTAATGTTGCTGTTGCTGTGGCAATGGATGATGGAGGGCTAATCACGCCAGTATTGCAAAATGCCGATCAAATTGATATTTATTCCCTATCACGTCATTGGAAATCACTAGTTGACCGCGCTCGTCTAAAACAATTACAACCTGAAGAATACAATAGTGGTAGTTTCACGCTGTCTAATTTAGGAATGTTTGGTGTGGATCGCTTTGATGCAATTTTGCCACCTGGTCAAGGTGCAATTCTCGCGATAGGTGCTGCACGACCGCAAGTTGTTGCAGTAGATGGCATGTTTGGTGTTCGGCAACAAATGCAAGTAAATATTACCTGTGACCACCGCATTATATATGGTGCGCATGCAGCTGCCTTTTTACAAGATTTAGCTAAATTGATTGAGACAAATCCACAATCTCTCACCATGTAA
- a CDS encoding GspE/PulE family protein translates to MQTLPSITSTWQRLKNQEITCEEALKVLVDEQGNINYELLDKDVSYRFLRHFPDKTSLPPTIPLLLWRGCYYLGSPVSITPEAIALITKRTGSEIKIIPISDQSYRTWFHTQNLNNNRLNASPLVNPLTGEQEQENISETTQINLSRAADQIERLKTLLSGALRNRASDIHLEPTAEGLRVRYRIDGVLRNITTLPPEQSRRVIVALKVMSNMDISESRRPQDGRIEEKYSTANAADMGMDMRVSTLPCVNGEKAVIRLLPRENPFSDIDNLGFSPESLSLYKNWLQQPQGMIILTGPTGSGKTSTLYTSLQSVAQENVNVVTVEDPVEYILPRITQTQVNEAAGMTFAAGLRAILRQDPDIIMVGEIRDHETAETAVRAALTGHLVFTTLHTNDAIGVIPRLKDIGPDPALLSDALLGIVAQRLVRRVCPHCGEPYTPTEADLHVLGIDWQQANASQWRKGKGCSACFNSGYLGREAIVELLDIDDVVREIIYEGTITQLRHYLQETNFASFRTAAIAKVTSGLTTIEEVLRVIPRTALSSKSSDKDWTKVKRLSAVETRH, encoded by the coding sequence ATGCAAACTTTACCTAGTATTACTTCAACTTGGCAAAGATTAAAGAATCAAGAAATTACTTGTGAAGAAGCACTGAAAGTTTTGGTAGATGAACAAGGAAACATCAACTATGAACTGCTAGATAAAGATGTTAGCTATAGATTCTTACGACACTTTCCTGATAAAACTTCTTTACCTCCAACCATTCCGTTATTACTGTGGCGGGGGTGTTATTACCTAGGTAGTCCTGTCAGTATTACTCCTGAAGCGATCGCGCTAATCACAAAACGTACAGGCAGCGAAATTAAAATTATTCCGATTTCTGATCAAAGCTATCGTACCTGGTTCCATACCCAAAATCTGAATAATAACCGCCTTAATGCCTCACCACTAGTTAATCCTCTTACTGGCGAGCAAGAACAGGAAAATATTTCAGAGACAACGCAGATTAATCTATCGCGGGCAGCTGACCAAATCGAACGGCTCAAAACATTACTTTCGGGTGCGTTACGCAACCGTGCGAGTGACATCCATCTCGAACCCACTGCAGAAGGATTGCGCGTGCGCTACCGAATTGATGGCGTACTGCGTAATATTACAACTCTGCCACCCGAACAGAGTCGTCGGGTGATTGTCGCCTTGAAAGTGATGTCTAACATGGATATTTCTGAAAGTCGCCGCCCTCAAGATGGACGGATCGAAGAGAAATATTCAACAGCAAATGCTGCTGATATGGGTATGGATATGCGTGTAAGTACGCTTCCTTGTGTCAACGGCGAAAAGGCTGTAATTCGTTTACTACCGCGTGAAAACCCATTTTCTGACATTGATAACTTAGGCTTTTCCCCAGAAAGCTTATCGCTCTACAAAAACTGGTTACAACAGCCCCAGGGAATGATTATTCTCACAGGTCCCACAGGTTCGGGTAAAACCAGTACGCTGTATACAAGTCTTCAAAGTGTCGCTCAAGAAAACGTCAATGTGGTGACGGTGGAAGATCCGGTAGAGTACATTTTACCTCGGATTACGCAAACTCAAGTTAATGAAGCCGCAGGAATGACATTTGCTGCTGGTTTACGGGCAATTTTGCGGCAAGACCCAGACATTATCATGGTAGGAGAAATCCGCGACCATGAAACTGCAGAAACCGCAGTCCGTGCAGCGCTTACAGGACACTTGGTATTTACCACACTGCACACAAATGATGCGATCGGCGTAATTCCTCGTTTAAAAGATATTGGACCCGATCCCGCGCTGCTTAGTGATGCCTTATTGGGAATTGTGGCACAGCGCTTAGTCCGGCGAGTGTGTCCGCATTGTGGTGAACCTTACACCCCAACTGAAGCTGATTTACATGTTTTGGGTATTGACTGGCAGCAAGCGAATGCTTCGCAATGGCGCAAAGGTAAAGGATGTAGTGCCTGTTTTAATTCAGGATACTTAGGACGCGAAGCGATTGTCGAGTTATTGGATATCGATGATGTTGTGCGAGAAATTATTTACGAAGGTACGATTACTCAGCTACGCCACTATCTTCAGGAAACGAACTTTGCTTCTTTCCGTACGGCTGCGATCGCCAAAGTCACCAGTGGTTTGACTACCATAGAGGAAGTGTTACGAGTTATCCCGCGCACTGCTTTGTCCTCCAAGTCCTCAGATAAAGACTGGACAAAGGTTAAACGCTTAAGTGCCGTAGAGACGCGACACTAA
- a CDS encoding zinc-dependent alcohol dehydrogenase family protein: MKAVLMTAPGSPEVLQLQEVPTLSIENDTEILVRLQAAGVNPIDTKLRRRGTFYPDQMPAILGCDGAGVVEAVGSHVQRFRVGDEVYFCQGGLGGKQGNYAQWVVVDERFVAFKPTSLSFVAAAAAPLVLITAWEALFERGRLQPGQKVLIHAGAGGVGHVAIQLAKLHGATVCTTVSSHEKAAFVHQLGADQTILYKEKDFVQAALDWTGGEGVDLAFDTVGGETFAKTFAAVRVYGDIVTILEPDSSTNWKVARNRNLRVSYELMLTPMLQGLVSAQQHQADILDQCRQWFDEGKLKIHLNKIFPLEQAATAHQVLEAGSTMGKIVLVTGSE; the protein is encoded by the coding sequence ATGAAAGCTGTCTTAATGACTGCACCTGGTAGCCCAGAGGTTCTGCAATTACAGGAAGTCCCAACTCTTAGCATTGAAAACGACACAGAAATTCTCGTACGCCTCCAAGCAGCAGGTGTTAACCCCATCGATACAAAATTACGGCGGCGTGGTACGTTTTATCCTGACCAAATGCCAGCAATTTTAGGCTGTGATGGTGCTGGAGTCGTTGAAGCGGTTGGTTCTCATGTCCAACGGTTTCGTGTGGGTGATGAAGTTTATTTTTGTCAAGGTGGGCTTGGTGGCAAGCAGGGTAACTACGCGCAGTGGGTAGTAGTCGATGAACGATTTGTTGCCTTTAAACCAACTTCCCTGTCTTTTGTCGCTGCTGCTGCGGCACCTTTAGTTTTAATTACTGCTTGGGAAGCTTTGTTTGAGCGGGGACGGCTTCAGCCAGGGCAAAAAGTCCTAATTCACGCTGGGGCTGGTGGTGTTGGTCATGTGGCGATTCAATTAGCTAAATTGCACGGTGCGACCGTTTGCACAACTGTAAGTTCGCATGAAAAAGCAGCATTTGTGCATCAGCTAGGTGCTGATCAGACAATCCTTTATAAGGAAAAAGATTTTGTCCAGGCTGCGCTTGATTGGACAGGTGGAGAAGGCGTAGATTTAGCTTTTGATACAGTTGGTGGCGAGACTTTTGCAAAGACCTTTGCAGCAGTACGCGTGTATGGAGATATCGTGACAATCTTGGAGCCAGATTCGAGTACTAATTGGAAAGTTGCTAGAAATCGCAATCTCCGAGTCAGCTATGAATTAATGCTCACTCCTATGCTTCAGGGACTTGTTAGCGCGCAGCAACATCAAGCCGATATTCTAGATCAGTGTCGCCAATGGTTTGATGAAGGAAAGCTCAAAATTCACCTTAATAAAATTTTCCCCCTAGAGCAAGCAGCGACAGCACATCAAGTTCTCGAAGCTGGATCGACGATGGGTAAAATTGTCTTGGTTACTGGCAGTGAGTGA
- a CDS encoding type II toxin-antitoxin system HicA family toxin, producing the protein MPRKTRELKTQIAREGFVYLAKRGKGSHERWRHPLLRKTLTIPGKDGDDVPLYLEKQLEKLFAELEELRGEEQ; encoded by the coding sequence ATGCCCAGGAAAACTCGAGAGTTAAAAACTCAGATTGCACGCGAAGGATTTGTTTACTTAGCCAAGCGGGGCAAAGGCAGCCATGAACGTTGGCGACATCCTCTGCTCAGAAAAACTCTGACAATCCCTGGCAAGGATGGAGATGATGTGCCACTTTACCTGGAGAAACAATTAGAAAAATTATTTGCTGAACTAGAGGAGTTGAGAGGCGAGGAGCAATGA
- a CDS encoding type II toxin-antitoxin system HicB family antitoxin, whose protein sequence is MNRYSMIIQWSDEDQLFLVTIPEFADLVVMPCTHGKTREKAVRNGEEVIEMYLEAWQVEGEAIPEPRTLQADVQSNSSIVRFS, encoded by the coding sequence ATGAATCGATATAGTATGATTATTCAATGGTCTGATGAAGATCAACTTTTCCTGGTTACAATTCCAGAGTTTGCCGACCTGGTTGTGATGCCTTGCACACATGGAAAAACTCGTGAAAAAGCAGTTCGCAATGGTGAAGAAGTTATTGAAATGTACTTGGAAGCTTGGCAAGTAGAAGGTGAAGCAATCCCAGAACCCAGGACGCTTCAGGCGGACGTGCAGAGTAACTCGTCTATTGTTCGGTTTAGTTAG
- a CDS encoding GNAT family N-acetyltransferase — MKIRNVCSSDYEPIISVLDEWWGGRRMTDMLPKLFFVHFCETSFIAEVNNKPIGFLIGFLSQTHSEEAYIHFVGIHPEFRKQGVGSALYRTFFQTVRKFGRVRIRCVTSLANKSSIAYHLHMGFKAKPSETHTDGVPYHLDYDGAGEHRVLFVKQL, encoded by the coding sequence GTGAAGATCCGTAACGTTTGCTCCAGCGATTACGAACCTATTATCTCCGTTCTCGATGAGTGGTGGGGCGGGCGGCGAATGACTGATATGCTTCCCAAACTCTTCTTTGTTCATTTTTGTGAGACGAGCTTTATTGCAGAGGTTAACAATAAACCTATTGGTTTTTTGATCGGTTTTTTATCTCAAACTCACTCTGAAGAAGCGTATATTCACTTTGTCGGTATTCATCCAGAGTTTAGAAAGCAGGGCGTGGGAAGTGCTTTATATAGAACATTTTTTCAAACAGTGCGAAAATTTGGTCGCGTCCGAATTAGATGTGTTACTTCCTTAGCAAACAAAAGTTCAATTGCCTATCATCTCCATATGGGATTTAAAGCTAAACCGAGTGAGACTCACACAGATGGTGTGCCCTATCATCTGGACTATGATGGCGCAGGAGAGCATCGAGTGCTATTTGTTAAGCAACTATAA
- a CDS encoding GNAT family N-acetyltransferase, with amino-acid sequence MTRRILTIREAIKHDEVIIAEHLCQITYELGFPPTSIRQDWLEKTIHFIDRARRELRYKGFVAELNDRIIGSASCQILELYPMVSDQYQKGYIWGVYVEPSYRRQGIATKLMQKAMIYLKEIGCTKAVLHASEQGKLLYSGLGYTESNEMVVSLA; translated from the coding sequence ATGACAAGAAGGATTCTGACGATTCGTGAAGCAATCAAACATGATGAAGTCATAATTGCTGAACATTTATGTCAAATTACATATGAACTTGGGTTTCCACCTACCTCTATTCGGCAAGACTGGTTGGAGAAAACAATTCATTTTATTGATCGTGCTCGTCGTGAACTTCGCTACAAAGGTTTTGTTGCAGAACTGAATGATAGAATTATTGGCTCCGCAAGCTGTCAAATATTGGAACTTTATCCAATGGTCAGTGACCAATATCAGAAGGGATATATTTGGGGTGTTTATGTAGAACCATCCTATCGAAGACAAGGAATCGCTACAAAATTAATGCAGAAAGCGATGATTTATTTAAAAGAGATTGGTTGCACAAAGGCAGTTCTTCATGCTTCTGAACAGGGTAAGTTACTTTATTCCGGTCTTGGTTATACAGAGAGTAATGAAATGGTAGTAAGTTTGGCTTAG
- a CDS encoding DUF6713 family protein, with translation MNATILITHQIDAAYWHEWDLFGMPGGIQLNLLLNIPLVMLILFGQQCLTQGRAAGFVFSWLLVAGGIITVSIHSYFLLQGDDAFRLPVSLGLLATTFFLSLGQAIALFILHSTLNQDTAQ, from the coding sequence GTGAATGCAACCATCCTCATTACGCACCAGATTGACGCTGCATATTGGCACGAGTGGGATTTGTTCGGAATGCCAGGAGGAATTCAACTAAACTTGCTACTCAACATTCCACTGGTTATGTTGATACTATTCGGTCAGCAATGTCTAACTCAAGGTCGCGCTGCTGGTTTTGTTTTCTCTTGGTTGCTTGTGGCTGGGGGAATAATCACTGTCAGTATTCACTCATATTTTCTTCTACAAGGTGACGATGCCTTCCGGCTACCCGTTTCACTCGGATTACTCGCCACTACATTTTTTCTTTCATTGGGGCAAGCGATCGCGCTATTCATATTACACAGCACCCTCAATCAAGATACTGCCCAATAA
- a CDS encoding class I SAM-dependent methyltransferase, with product MDNYKQQVSEFFNRRTAYDLEGSRHPHEAKLLLKSVPLQEGQRILDVATGTGLVALPAAQKVGLEGYVVGIDISPGMLHQARQKIEALGLKNIEVIQTDADYLDCADESFDVIFYCSAIMYLTNIPAALQKWYCWLKSGGFLAFSCAAETAYMATVQRRVCARLFDIKLPHINEPLGTPEKCHNLLKQAGFKDINVKIEPSGEYLSVNERSMSWTGSGFYPRGNPLLQLSPEQLARLQSEYRSVACAAACVANLALLYQRLLAESFVPKHPPNLDRLD from the coding sequence ATGGATAATTACAAGCAGCAGGTAAGTGAATTTTTCAATCGTAGAACTGCCTACGACTTGGAAGGTTCCCGCCATCCACATGAAGCGAAACTTCTACTTAAATCTGTTCCACTTCAGGAAGGACAGAGAATTCTTGATGTTGCAACTGGAACTGGTCTAGTTGCGCTTCCCGCAGCGCAAAAAGTCGGTTTAGAAGGTTATGTGGTTGGAATTGATATTTCTCCTGGCATGCTCCACCAAGCTAGACAAAAGATTGAAGCATTAGGGTTAAAAAACATTGAAGTTATTCAGACAGACGCAGATTATCTAGACTGTGCTGATGAGAGCTTCGACGTTATTTTTTATTGTTCAGCTATCATGTATCTGACTAACATTCCTGCTGCTTTACAAAAATGGTATTGCTGGCTCAAGTCAGGTGGATTCCTTGCATTTTCTTGTGCTGCTGAAACCGCTTATATGGCAACTGTTCAACGAAGAGTCTGTGCTAGGTTATTTGACATAAAACTGCCGCATATTAATGAACCGCTTGGTACTCCAGAAAAGTGCCATAATCTGCTGAAGCAGGCTGGTTTTAAAGATATTAATGTAAAAATTGAGCCATCTGGGGAGTATCTTAGCGTGAACGAACGCTCAATGTCATGGACTGGAAGCGGTTTCTATCCTAGAGGTAATCCACTGTTGCAGTTATCGCCGGAACAATTAGCGCGATTACAGTCTGAATACAGATCTGTTGCTTGCGCCGCTGCCTGCGTGGCTAATTTGGCTCTGCTTTACCAGAGGTTGCTTGCTGAATCTTTTGTTCCAAAGCATCCCCCCAACCTGGATCGCCTGGATTGA
- a CDS encoding class I SAM-dependent methyltransferase, with amino-acid sequence MTAYVDINKYKQLVIDDFNSRPNYDEGNQFHLSLANRLIEIAQPQPGQQILDIATGTGLVAIPAAQIVGSSGRVVGVDIAKGMLEQAQRKIETLKLKNVELIEADADHLNFNDSSFDIIFCSSALVYLTDIQNSLQQWHRFLKPGGLVAFSCFAETAHTAAVMFRKKAQTYGILIPNPNEPLGTPQKCQDLLKDIGFQDIKVITEQFGSYLSNVEGAWNGNARSAFGAQVKELPPERLEQLKAEYIAAVEATATDKGIWNDVTTFFVLGSK; translated from the coding sequence ATGACTGCCTATGTAGATATCAACAAGTACAAGCAGCTAGTAATTGATGATTTCAATTCTAGACCTAACTACGATGAAGGAAATCAATTTCACCTAAGTTTAGCTAATCGTCTGATTGAGATTGCGCAACCTCAGCCAGGACAGCAAATCCTTGATATCGCTACTGGTACAGGATTAGTGGCAATTCCTGCGGCACAAATTGTTGGTTCTTCAGGTCGAGTAGTGGGCGTAGATATCGCTAAAGGTATGCTAGAGCAAGCACAGAGGAAGATTGAGACACTTAAACTCAAAAATGTTGAACTCATAGAAGCAGACGCTGATCATCTCAATTTCAATGACAGCAGCTTTGATATCATTTTTTGCTCTAGTGCGCTCGTGTATTTGACAGACATCCAGAACTCTCTACAGCAGTGGCATCGCTTTCTTAAACCAGGTGGATTAGTTGCTTTTTCTTGCTTTGCTGAAACTGCCCATACAGCAGCTGTCATGTTTAGAAAAAAAGCCCAGACTTATGGAATTTTAATTCCCAATCCGAACGAGCCATTAGGAACTCCTCAAAAGTGCCAAGATTTGCTTAAAGACATAGGATTCCAAGATATTAAAGTAATAACCGAACAGTTTGGTTCTTATCTGAGTAATGTTGAAGGAGCGTGGAACGGAAATGCCAGAAGTGCTTTTGGCGCTCAAGTAAAAGAACTTCCTCCAGAGAGATTAGAACAACTCAAAGCTGAATACATTGCAGCAGTCGAAGCAACTGCAACAGACAAAGGTATTTGGAACGATGTCACAACTTTCTTTGTATTAGGGAGTAAGTAA